DNA from Triticum urartu cultivar G1812 unplaced genomic scaffold, Tu2.1 TuUngrouped_contig_218, whole genome shotgun sequence:
CTGTCTTAGTTAGACCTAGGCTTAGGTGCACCCAATCCTTCGTCTCGCCTCCGCCGTCCACGAGTCGAGCAAAGCAGGCGAGTTGGCCTTCAACGTGGCGCAGGCCGTGTGCCTATTGGCGGCCTCCGTGAAGTGCACCCCATCCCAGGACACGTACTCGGACGGGTCGGCGCACGCCGCCGTCCCGGCCGCGCCGCAGAACGCCGTCATGTTGAAGTTGTACGCGCCGCTCCCGCCGCAGCACGCCGCCAGCGGCTTGTCCCTAAACTCTGAGATCGACGGAGAAGACGAGGTCAGGAGAAAGCTGATGATTAGCCGGTGGCTGATGATTGCTGGCGCATGCATGCGTACCGTATTTCCGGGGCGACGCGATGAGGTCGGCGACGGCGCCGTAGAGGTCGGCGTAGAGGATGGCCGTCCGCGGGTTGGCTCGCCGGAGCTCTCGGAGCATGCCGTTTAGCGCGCGGTTGTGCAGCTCGGCGAGGTCGTTGAGCGGCTTGATGCAGCCGGACGCCGGGTCGTGGTCGCTGCTTTGGTCGAGGGCGAGAAGCTGTGGCTCGCAGCCGAGCGGTATCATCCCCGGAACCAGCACGGTCCTCGCTCCGGCGGCGATCACCTCCTGCAAGCATTCTCATGTACTGTTGGAATGGAGCACAGCTTTATTTGACTCACTGGTAAGAACTGACCGTGGGAGTGGGCTATAGCTTACGGTCACGACTGAACGGACGGCGCCGACGATGTGCGGCACGAAGGCCCGCGCCTCCTCGACGGTGGTGTTCTCGGCAAAGGCGACGAGGTAATCGTTTACTCCAATCTCGCCGACGATGAAGAGCGAGCTCGCCATGATCCTCGTACGGTCTGTTATTACAAGGTGACGATGCACGCACCATGGAAAAGAGAAGATTATCAAATCGACCAGCCATGCGTTCTTCGCAAAGGGAGGCCCTTTACACAacaccatgcatgcatgcagccCTGTACTGTCATTCCTCACAATAATAAAGATACTGGTACGACACACGTGTTTTTCCTCAAAAAATCGCTAGAAAAGATATAACGCACGTGTAATTAAATAAGTTTATATATATATTGATAAAATAGAGTA
Protein-coding regions in this window:
- the LOC125526884 gene encoding GDSL esterase/lipase At1g28600-like, producing MGQFSRFLVAVAVALLPVIGAAGGGGARDRGTRYAGVFSFGDSLTDTGNSLCLAATRKGPSSRPPYGETFFRRPTGRASDGRLVVDFIAEALGVPHPTPYLAGKSAEDFRRGVNFAVGGATALGPDFFKSRGLKPFVPVSFTNQATWFKNVLQLLASVHNRTRIMASSLFIVGEIGVNDYLVAFAENTTVEEARAFVPHIVGAVRSVVTEVIAAGARTVLVPGMIPLGCEPQLLALDQSSDHDPASGCIKPLNDLAELHNRALNGMLRELRRANPRTAILYADLYGAVADLIASPRKYEFRDKPLAACCGGSGAYNFNMTAFCGAAGTAACADPSEYVSWDGVHFTEAANRHTACATLKANSPALLDSWTAEARRRIGCT